In Mycolicibacterium nivoides, the DNA window TTCGGCCGGCTCGATGTGTTGGTCAACAACGCGGGCTACGCGAACATGGCCGCCATCGAAGACTTCGACTTCGACGACTTCCGCACCCAGATCGACGCCAACTTCCTCGGCGTCGTACGGCTCTCCCAAGCCGCACTCCCCGTCATGCGTGCCCAGCGGGCCGGTCACATCGTCCAGATCTCGTCGGTGGGCGGGCGACTCGTGCGCGCCGGCCTGGGTGCATACCAGTCGGCCAAGTGGGCTGTCACCGGATTCTCCGGCGTGCTCGCCAAGGAGGTCGCACCTCTCGGAATCAAGGTCACGGTCCTGGAACCCGGTGGTATGCGCACTGATTGGGCAGGGTCGTCGATGCGGGTCGACACTGTCCGCGAGGAGTACGCCACCACCGTCGGCGCGTCGATCGCCCAAAGCACTCCGGAGAACCTCGGGGCCAGCGACCCCACCAAGGTGGCCGAACTCGTCGTCACCATCGCCGAGATGGGCGATCCCCCGGCGAGGTTGCTCGTGGGCCCCGATGCCTACTGCTACGCGACCGCCGCCGGGCGCGACCTGCTGGCCGACGACGAGAAGTGGGAGGCCCTCAGCCTTTCCACCGCGGCCGATGACGTCACCGCCGATCAGGTCGACCCGCTGGGAGCCGCCAAATGAGGACAACCCTCGGGCACTCGGAGTTGACGGTGCGCCCGATCGGTCTGGGCTGCATGGGAATGTCGCAGTCCTACGGCGACGCCGACGACAGCGAGTCGGCGGCCACCATCCGCACCGCACTCGAACTCGGGGTGGACTTCCTCGACACCTCCGATGTCTACGGCGCGTCCGACATCACCTTCGGTGTGCCGATCCGCGGCTTCGGCCACAACGAGCGACTGATCGGCGGCGCGATCGCCGGACGCCGGGACGAGATCGTGCTGGCGACCAAGTTCGCGGCGAAGATCAACGACTCCGAGAACGGAATCGCGATCGACGGCAGGCCCGAGTACGTGCGAACCGCATGTGAGGCAAGCCTGCGGCGCTTGGGAACCGACGTCATCGACTTGTACTACTACCACCGCCTCGACCCGAGCGTGCCGATCGAGGAAACCGTGGGAGCGATGGCCGAACTGGTCGCGGCAGGCAAAGTCCGTGCCATCGGGCTCAGCGAGGTCGGCCCGGACCAACTCCGCCGCGCACACGCCACGCACCCGATCACCGCACTGCAATCCGAGTACTCACTGTGGGAACGGCACGTCGAGGAGGGCATCACATCGACGTGCCGGGAATTGGGCATC includes these proteins:
- a CDS encoding SDR family NAD(P)-dependent oxidoreductase; this encodes MSYVFLVSGASRGLGRAIVEAALGAGHRVVAGVRSPDALADLAAGEPDRLAVVQLDVTDDDQVRAAVATAVERFGRLDVLVNNAGYANMAAIEDFDFDDFRTQIDANFLGVVRLSQAALPVMRAQRAGHIVQISSVGGRLVRAGLGAYQSAKWAVTGFSGVLAKEVAPLGIKVTVLEPGGMRTDWAGSSMRVDTVREEYATTVGASIAQSTPENLGASDPTKVAELVVTIAEMGDPPARLLVGPDAYCYATAAGRDLLADDEKWEALSLSTAADDVTADQVDPLGAAK
- a CDS encoding aldo/keto reductase encodes the protein MRTTLGHSELTVRPIGLGCMGMSQSYGDADDSESAATIRTALELGVDFLDTSDVYGASDITFGVPIRGFGHNERLIGGAIAGRRDEIVLATKFAAKINDSENGIAIDGRPEYVRTACEASLRRLGTDVIDLYYYHRLDPSVPIEETVGAMAELVAAGKVRAIGLSEVGPDQLRRAHATHPITALQSEYSLWERHVEEGITSTCRELGITLVPYSPLGRSALTGSVTAGSTFAAGDFRATNPRFSAENLAVNLEPVEQLRAIAAEKGCSPGQLALAWLLAQPLDVVPIPGTKRIPFVRENIAATDVAISADEVALLAGIFAPGRVAGERYAPVHARTIR